In Pseudomonadota bacterium, the following are encoded in one genomic region:
- the gshA gene encoding glutamate--cysteine ligase — translation MNLPLGLEVELYTGTPRGRVVGRSAEIAQRLSGFVCEPDARNTEYVTPPLRDITALQQALLEPRQRLRRLLGEHGLTIVPGSTLPLNGDTAHFVRSAPDNAYHTRIEQAYGTRVVTTSIHFNFGVDDTEALMRACRLLRLEAPVALALTASSPFLEGEPTGFHSTRWATFPRTPEVVPLFRTHRAYVDYIEQQLASGVMWNVRHLWSAARPNGPDRPLHLDRLEVRICDLTLDISLTCAVGLLLVRRVQAAIDGLDPLDGRDPEALLAMCEANEQAVARASLDAEIIDWRDGRRITARNVAAQWLDDARGAALDQPERQVLRAVDDVLDNGNDAMRWLREYRRGRSVETIVTDAIAEAQAREESLAFSLA, via the coding sequence CTGAACCTGCCTCTTGGACTCGAGGTCGAGCTGTACACCGGCACCCCGCGCGGGCGCGTGGTCGGTCGCTCGGCCGAGATCGCGCAGCGCCTCTCGGGCTTCGTATGTGAGCCGGATGCGCGCAACACAGAGTACGTCACCCCACCGCTTCGCGACATCACCGCGCTGCAGCAGGCGCTGCTCGAGCCGCGGCAACGCCTGCGCCGCCTGCTCGGCGAGCACGGCCTCACGATCGTGCCCGGCAGCACCCTTCCCCTCAATGGAGACACGGCCCACTTCGTGCGCTCGGCGCCGGACAACGCCTACCACACGCGCATCGAGCAGGCCTACGGCACCCGCGTGGTCACCACCTCGATTCACTTCAACTTCGGCGTCGACGATACCGAGGCGCTCATGCGCGCCTGCCGGCTGCTGCGCCTCGAAGCGCCTGTTGCGCTTGCCCTCACGGCCTCGTCGCCCTTTCTCGAGGGGGAACCCACCGGGTTTCACTCGACGCGCTGGGCGACGTTCCCCCGAACACCCGAGGTCGTTCCGCTCTTTCGAACCCACCGCGCGTACGTCGACTACATCGAGCAGCAGCTGGCGAGCGGGGTCATGTGGAACGTGCGCCACCTGTGGAGCGCCGCGCGCCCCAACGGGCCTGACCGCCCGCTTCACCTCGATCGTCTCGAGGTGCGCATCTGTGATCTCACCCTCGACATCTCCCTCACCTGCGCGGTCGGACTGCTGCTCGTGCGCCGTGTGCAGGCGGCCATCGACGGTCTCGACCCCCTCGACGGTCGCGACCCCGAGGCGCTGCTCGCGATGTGTGAAGCCAATGAACAGGCCGTGGCGCGGGCCAGCCTCGACGCCGAGATCATCGACTGGCGCGACGGCCGTCGAATCACGGCACGCAACGTTGCGGCGCAGTGGCTCGACGACGCGCGGGGCGCAGCGCTCGATCAACCCGAGCGCCAGGTGCTGCGCGCGGTTGACGATGTGCTCGACAATGGCAACGACGCCATGCGGTGGCTGCGCGAATATCGACGTGGCCGCTCGGTGGAGACCATCGTCACCGACGCTATCGCCGAGGCGCAGGCGCGTGAGGAGTCGCTGGCCTTCAGCCTGGCCTGA